The Sneathiella sp. P13V-1 genome includes a window with the following:
- the ihfB gene encoding integration host factor subunit beta, protein MIKSELIALLAEKNPNLYLRDVEQIVTTIFDEISDAMARGDRVELRGFGAFSTKERAARVGRNPRTGEAVQVEKKYVPYFKCGKELRERLNSK, encoded by the coding sequence ATGATTAAGTCGGAACTGATTGCACTTCTCGCGGAAAAAAACCCAAATCTGTATCTGCGGGACGTAGAGCAGATTGTGACGACAATTTTTGATGAAATCTCTGACGCGATGGCACGGGGTGACCGGGTCGAGCTTAGAGGTTTTGGTGCTTTTTCAACCAAAGAGCGCGCCGCCCGTGTGGGACGTAACCCACGCACAGGCGAAGCAGTGCAGGTTGAAAAGAAATATGTACCTTACTTCAAATGCGGAAAAGAACTTCGGGAGCGCTTGAACAGCAAATAA
- a CDS encoding helix-turn-helix transcriptional regulator, which translates to MRRADRLFQLIQILQRQDGIVTADKLAEEMELSERTIYRYIQDLIANRVPIKGERGVGYMLDKGYDMPPLMFTEEEIDALMLGASWVVNNGDPHIKRAASDILKKVEAVLPADRRSLMQKARQVVPIVESAPEISISMPEVRQAIREQKKARTKYVREDGAASERILYPLLTVFFQNIQLLVCWCELRQSFRNFRMDRFQEFEMLEEGFPANVARDLDVYLKRQRQATEENQT; encoded by the coding sequence ATGCGCCGTGCGGATCGCTTATTTCAGCTTATCCAAATCCTGCAACGTCAAGACGGTATTGTGACAGCGGACAAACTGGCAGAAGAGATGGAGCTGTCGGAGAGAACCATCTACCGGTATATCCAGGATCTGATCGCCAATCGTGTTCCCATAAAAGGGGAGCGCGGCGTTGGTTATATGTTGGACAAAGGCTATGACATGCCGCCTCTGATGTTCACCGAAGAAGAAATTGATGCGCTTATGCTTGGGGCCAGCTGGGTCGTCAATAATGGGGATCCCCATATCAAAAGGGCGGCGTCCGACATCCTGAAAAAGGTTGAGGCGGTCTTACCCGCTGATCGGCGGTCCTTAATGCAGAAGGCTCGGCAGGTTGTCCCCATTGTGGAGAGCGCCCCTGAGATTTCGATTTCCATGCCAGAAGTGAGGCAAGCCATTCGAGAGCAAAAAAAGGCCCGCACCAAGTATGTGAGAGAAGATGGCGCAGCGTCGGAGCGTATCCTGTATCCGCTGCTGACGGTGTTTTTTCAGAACATTCAGTTGCTGGTTTGCTGGTGTGAATTGCGTCAGAGCTTTCGCAATTTCAGAATGGACCGGTTTCAGGAATTTGAAATGCTGGAAGAGGGTTTTCCAGCAAATGTTGCGAGGGATCTGGATGTTTACCTTAAGCGGCAGCGCCAAGCGACAGAAGAAAATCAGACCTAA
- a CDS encoding glutathione S-transferase family protein — MSAPLTVHQFPAFINMQPSPFGLKLETWLRMNKLPYDVEFSPMKMGPKGKVPFVSFDNQVMGDSELIIEALQAKHGLKEEGLNPEDKAKGLLVRRMVEEHLYFILVYSRWADPVGWEPFKKLVFSGVPFFIRGFISNKAHKAMGALLKSQGIARHTRDEIYQMAEDDLNTLSTILGEGTYFLGDSPTLTDASAYGLLANILYDPTQTRLLEILKKSPNLIQYSERMKSGFWSDASRGGGEKTKFTP; from the coding sequence ATGTCAGCCCCCCTCACCGTGCACCAATTCCCGGCTTTTATAAATATGCAACCAAGCCCGTTCGGCCTGAAACTCGAAACATGGCTTCGGATGAACAAACTACCCTACGATGTAGAGTTTTCTCCGATGAAGATGGGTCCAAAGGGAAAGGTCCCATTCGTTTCTTTTGACAATCAGGTAATGGGAGATAGCGAGCTTATTATTGAGGCGCTCCAAGCCAAACACGGCCTAAAGGAAGAAGGCCTCAATCCCGAAGACAAAGCAAAGGGCCTGCTTGTGCGTCGGATGGTCGAAGAACATCTCTATTTTATTCTTGTCTATTCCAGATGGGCAGATCCTGTAGGGTGGGAGCCCTTTAAGAAGCTTGTCTTCTCTGGTGTTCCCTTCTTTATTCGGGGCTTCATTTCCAACAAAGCGCATAAAGCCATGGGGGCCCTTCTTAAATCCCAAGGCATTGCCCGGCATACGCGGGATGAGATTTATCAGATGGCAGAAGATGACTTAAACACACTTTCCACTATTCTTGGAGAGGGCACTTATTTTCTGGGTGATAGCCCAACGCTAACCGATGCTTCCGCTTATGGGCTTCTAGCAAACATCCTTTATGATCCGACACAAACGCGTCTTTTGGAAATTTTGAAGAAATCTCCAAACCTGATCCAATATAGCGAGCGGATGAAAAGTGGTTTCTGGAGTGACGCCTCTCGTGGTGGTGGTGAGAAGACGAAGTTTACCCCGTAA
- the trpB gene encoding tryptophan synthase subunit beta, which yields MSQQLNTYRAGPDETGHFGIFGGQFVAETLMPLILELNDAYEASKKDPEFAEQLNGLLKHYVGRESPLYFAERLTEHFGGAKIYLKREDLNHTGAHKINNCMGQILLALRMGKKRIIAETGAGQHGVATATVAARFGLPCTIYMGATDIARQQPNVFRMKLMGAEVIPVTSGSSTLKDAMNEALRDWVTNVDDTFYIIGTVAGPHPYPQLVRDFQNVIGEEVRSQIMKLEGRLPDTLLACIGGGSNAMGLFHPFLDDEKIDIYGVEAAGKGLDTDKHAASLKGGRPGVLHGNRTYLLQDDDGQIIEAHSISAGLDYPGIGPEHSWLNDTGRVEYVSATDDEALEAFQLCCRLEGIIPALESSHALAYLEKLAPNKPKDHIIVVNLSGRGDKDIFTVADALGVEL from the coding sequence ATGTCACAGCAGTTAAATACATATCGGGCGGGACCTGACGAGACAGGCCATTTTGGTATTTTCGGCGGCCAGTTTGTTGCTGAAACCCTGATGCCTCTTATTCTGGAACTGAACGACGCTTATGAAGCGTCAAAGAAAGATCCGGAATTTGCCGAACAATTGAACGGTCTGCTGAAACATTATGTGGGCCGTGAAAGCCCGCTTTATTTTGCAGAACGCCTGACGGAACATTTCGGCGGTGCCAAGATCTACCTGAAACGGGAAGATCTGAACCACACAGGGGCGCACAAGATCAATAACTGCATGGGGCAGATCCTGCTGGCCCTTCGTATGGGCAAGAAACGCATTATTGCGGAAACCGGTGCCGGTCAGCATGGTGTGGCCACCGCAACTGTTGCGGCCCGCTTTGGTCTGCCTTGCACCATTTATATGGGCGCCACAGATATCGCCCGCCAGCAACCAAACGTGTTTCGCATGAAACTGATGGGCGCGGAAGTTATTCCGGTAACGTCAGGCTCCAGCACCTTGAAAGATGCCATGAACGAAGCGCTTCGTGACTGGGTGACCAATGTAGATGATACTTTCTATATTATTGGCACTGTTGCCGGCCCTCACCCTTACCCACAGCTGGTACGTGACTTCCAGAATGTCATCGGCGAAGAAGTGCGCAGCCAGATCATGAAACTGGAAGGCCGACTGCCGGATACGCTTCTGGCCTGCATTGGTGGTGGATCTAACGCTATGGGCCTGTTCCATCCGTTCCTGGATGATGAAAAAATCGACATCTACGGTGTTGAGGCCGCGGGTAAAGGTCTGGACACCGACAAGCACGCTGCATCGCTGAAAGGCGGCCGCCCGGGTGTTCTTCACGGTAACCGCACCTATCTGCTGCAAGATGATGATGGTCAGATTATCGAAGCCCACTCCATTTCTGCCGGTCTTGATTATCCGGGCATCGGTCCGGAACATTCATGGCTCAATGATACGGGGCGCGTTGAATATGTAAGCGCGACCGATGACGAAGCGTTGGAAGCGTTCCAGCTTTGCTGCCGTCTTGAGGGGATTATTCCAGCGCTGGAATCCAGTCACGCGCTCGCCTATCTTGAAAAACTGGCCCCGAACAAGCCGAAGGATCATATCATCGTGGTCAACCTTTCCGGCCGGGGCGACAAAGACATCTTTACCGTTGCCGACGCGTTGGGAGTAGAACTGTGA
- a CDS encoding lipopolysaccharide assembly protein LapA domain-containing protein: MKYISWAFLAILGLIIITLSIGNRDTVTFSLFPLPFVMDIPLFILILSGGFLGVILGAFRTWMADGKARRENRANKQEVLRLKGVVSRLEREMAAQDAAIAKDADHLLKLADHRKDSAA; the protein is encoded by the coding sequence GTGAAATATATCTCCTGGGCGTTTCTCGCTATCTTGGGTCTGATCATTATTACACTGAGCATCGGAAACAGGGACACGGTGACCTTCTCTTTGTTTCCTCTGCCTTTTGTTATGGATATTCCCCTCTTCATTCTCATCCTCTCTGGTGGCTTTCTGGGGGTTATCCTCGGCGCTTTCAGAACTTGGATGGCGGACGGTAAAGCGCGCCGTGAAAATCGCGCCAACAAGCAGGAAGTCCTCCGCCTGAAAGGTGTGGTTAGCCGGCTTGAGCGAGAAATGGCCGCGCAGGATGCAGCCATCGCCAAAGACGCAGACCACCTTTTAAAACTGGCGGACCATCGAAAAGATTCTGCTGCATAA
- the trpA gene encoding tryptophan synthase subunit alpha — METRIDRRFAALKKEGRAAFVSYIMANDPDYDTSLAIVKGLAKSGADVIEVGMPFTDPMADGPAIQAAGLRSLASGGSLKNTLRLIADFRKEDNETPIVLMGYYNPVYSYGVDVFLKDAVEAGVDGLIIVDLPSEEDEELCIPAREAGINFIRLATPTTDDKRLPAVVHNSSGFLYYVSIAGTTGAAAPEPKDVAKALERIRKATDLPIAVGFGIRRGEQAAEIAKIADAAVVGTALVERVANATTPEEAVSSVTELAQELSAGVQSVTKN, encoded by the coding sequence ATTGAAACCCGTATTGACCGCCGCTTTGCCGCGCTGAAAAAAGAAGGCCGCGCCGCTTTTGTCAGCTATATCATGGCCAACGATCCGGATTACGACACTTCTCTCGCGATTGTAAAAGGCCTTGCAAAGTCAGGTGCAGACGTCATTGAAGTCGGTATGCCTTTCACCGATCCTATGGCCGATGGTCCGGCTATTCAGGCCGCAGGTCTTCGCTCATTAGCATCAGGCGGATCCTTAAAGAATACCCTGAGGCTCATCGCTGACTTCCGCAAAGAAGATAACGAGACCCCTATTGTTCTGATGGGATATTACAACCCTGTTTATTCCTACGGGGTGGATGTATTCCTGAAAGACGCGGTTGAAGCCGGTGTGGACGGGTTAATCATCGTTGATCTTCCCTCAGAAGAAGATGAAGAACTTTGCATCCCTGCACGTGAGGCCGGGATTAACTTTATTCGTCTTGCAACACCGACAACAGATGATAAACGTTTGCCAGCGGTTGTACATAACAGCTCTGGCTTCCTATATTATGTATCGATTGCCGGAACAACGGGGGCCGCAGCGCCTGAGCCGAAGGATGTTGCGAAAGCGCTGGAGCGGATCCGAAAAGCGACTGACCTTCCGATCGCCGTTGGATTTGGCATTCGACGGGGTGAGCAGGCGGCTGAGATCGCCAAAATCGCCGATGCCGCTGTCGTAGGCACAGCATTGGTTGAACGCGTGGCAAATGCAACAACCCCAGAAGAGGCCGTCTCATCTGTAACTGAGCTGGCCCAAGAACTATCTGCCGGTGTGCAGAGCGTGACTAAAAATTGA
- the pyrF gene encoding orotidine-5'-phosphate decarboxylase has product MRQIPSNPVFTAIDKNDLSAAKDVANAIDGLTGGIKLGKEFFTAFGPEGIMKVVGNKTPLFLDLKFHDIPNTVAGAVRAATQTMSPNMMTIHASGGPAMIRAAADAAAEFGASAPWILAVTVLTSMDDADLNAVGVNDQASDQVLRLAALAKENGADGVICSPLEIAALRREFGPDFKLVVPGIRPAGSDHGDQKRVKTPPEALNDGADYLVIGRPIAAAVDPKKAVTDVLESLS; this is encoded by the coding sequence ATGAGACAGATACCTTCCAATCCGGTCTTCACCGCGATCGACAAAAACGACCTGAGCGCCGCCAAAGACGTGGCAAATGCGATCGATGGCCTGACCGGTGGTATCAAACTTGGAAAAGAGTTCTTCACCGCCTTCGGGCCGGAGGGGATCATGAAGGTTGTGGGCAACAAAACCCCGCTATTTCTGGATCTGAAGTTTCACGACATTCCAAATACGGTTGCAGGCGCCGTTCGCGCCGCCACACAGACCATGAGTCCGAACATGATGACCATCCACGCAAGTGGGGGACCGGCCATGATCCGTGCCGCCGCCGATGCAGCCGCAGAATTTGGCGCAAGTGCGCCCTGGATCCTCGCCGTTACGGTTCTGACCAGCATGGATGATGCTGACCTTAACGCGGTAGGTGTTAATGATCAGGCCAGCGATCAAGTACTTCGCCTTGCGGCTCTCGCCAAGGAAAACGGCGCAGATGGCGTCATCTGCAGCCCCCTTGAAATTGCCGCCCTTCGCCGTGAATTTGGTCCGGATTTCAAACTGGTGGTCCCAGGTATTCGCCCGGCAGGCAGCGACCATGGCGACCAAAAGCGCGTAAAAACACCGCCAGAAGCCCTGAATGATGGGGCAGATTATCTGGTTATCGGTCGCCCGATTGCTGCGGCTGTGGATCCGAAAAAGGCGGTCACCGACGTTCTGGAAAGCCTGTCCTAA
- a CDS encoding phosphoribosylanthranilate isomerase gives MGHVAVKICGLSDFTNLQVAVDVDVDYVGFVFFPKSPRSVTPEQAGQLASTVPAHVKKVALLVDADDDLILEVMKHVQPDILQLHGSETPDRVAEIKSLSQSQVMKALKIAEEADLDAAKSYFSVCDMLLFDAKAPKDLKNALPGGNGLVFDWRMLQNREFPLPWMLAGGLDTENVEQAVEISGATIVDTSSGAEFWAGVKDPDMIRDFVQKVHSI, from the coding sequence ATGGGTCACGTTGCGGTAAAAATCTGCGGCCTTTCCGATTTCACCAACCTTCAGGTTGCTGTGGATGTCGATGTAGATTACGTGGGGTTTGTTTTTTTCCCCAAAAGCCCTCGCTCTGTCACACCTGAACAAGCGGGACAACTTGCCTCCACGGTACCCGCTCACGTTAAAAAAGTGGCCCTTCTTGTAGATGCGGATGATGACCTGATCCTTGAGGTCATGAAACACGTACAACCAGATATCCTTCAACTGCATGGCAGCGAAACACCGGACCGTGTGGCAGAGATTAAATCTCTGTCGCAAAGTCAGGTTATGAAGGCCCTTAAAATTGCAGAAGAAGCGGATCTTGATGCTGCGAAAAGTTACTTTTCCGTCTGTGACATGCTGCTGTTTGATGCGAAGGCGCCAAAAGACCTGAAAAATGCGCTACCGGGTGGAAATGGGCTCGTTTTTGACTGGCGGATGCTGCAAAATAGAGAGTTCCCGCTTCCCTGGATGCTGGCAGGTGGACTGGATACAGAAAATGTGGAACAAGCTGTAGAAATCAGCGGTGCAACTATCGTGGATACCTCGTCTGGAGCCGAGTTCTGGGCTGGTGTCAAAGACCCGGACATGATCCGGGACTTTGTCCAGAAGGTGCACAGTATATAG